A window of the Bacteroides thetaiotaomicron VPI-5482 genome harbors these coding sequences:
- a CDS encoding DUF4396 domain-containing protein: protein MLNLLAVFLVCSGIGIAVHIAIDLTHRPQSMKIMNAVWILTALWGSYLALWAYNKFGQGAPMKMGGGEMKMDMSGMKDMNMDMSMGDMSMKHPHWQSVALSALHCGAGCTLADIIGEWFTNYIPVTVAGSQLIGNWVLDFILALIIGVYFQFYAIREMERISVGKVLSRAFKADFFSLLSWQIGMYGWMAIVYFVLFVNEPLPKDTWIFWFMMQLAMLFGFFCAYPMNALLIKLGVKKGM, encoded by the coding sequence ATGCTCAATTTATTAGCCGTGTTTTTAGTCTGTTCAGGTATCGGAATTGCAGTTCACATAGCAATCGATCTGACACATCGTCCACAATCAATGAAGATAATGAATGCAGTATGGATATTGACTGCATTGTGGGGAAGTTACTTAGCTTTATGGGCTTATAATAAGTTCGGACAAGGTGCTCCCATGAAGATGGGAGGTGGTGAAATGAAAATGGATATGTCCGGTATGAAAGACATGAATATGGATATGTCGATGGGAGATATGTCCATGAAACATCCTCATTGGCAGTCTGTGGCTTTATCGGCTTTACATTGTGGAGCAGGCTGCACATTGGCTGATATAATAGGAGAGTGGTTCACTAATTATATCCCGGTAACCGTTGCAGGAAGTCAGCTTATAGGAAACTGGGTACTTGATTTTATATTGGCGTTAATCATCGGAGTTTATTTTCAATTCTATGCTATTCGGGAGATGGAGAGGATATCGGTGGGAAAGGTACTGTCCCGTGCTTTTAAAGCAGATTTCTTTTCTCTGTTGTCTTGGCAAATCGGAATGTATGGCTGGATGGCAATCGTTTATTTTGTTTTATTTGTCAATGAGCCTTTGCCTAAAGACACATGGATATTTTGGTTTATGATGCAGCTGGCTATGCTTTTTGGCTTTTTCTGTGCTTATCCGATGAATGCTTTATTAATAAAGTTAGGCGTGAAAAAGGGAATGTAA
- a CDS encoding glutamine synthetase family protein — protein MNQELLMNPNCLVAALEKPAAEFTKADIISFIQKNNIRMVNFMYPAADGRLKTLNFVINNAAYLDAILTCGERVDGSSLFPFIEAGSSDLYVVPRFRTAFVDPFAEIPTLSMLCSFFNKDGEPLESSPEHTLHKACKAFTDVTGMEFQAMGELEYYVISPDTGMFQATDQRGYHESAPYAKFNDFRTQCMSYIAQTGGQIKYGHSEVGNFTLDGMIYEQNEIEFLPVHAEDAADQLMIAKWVIRNLGYRYGYNVTFAPKITAGKAGSGLHVHMRIVKDGQNQMLKDGVLSETARKAIAGMMELAPSITAFGNTNPTSYFRLVPHQEAPTNVCWGDRNRSVLVRVPLGWAAKTDMCTLANPLESESHFDTSQKQTVEMRSPDGSADLYQLLAGLAVACRHGFEIEQALDIAKRTYVNVNIHQKENEDKLKALAQLPDSCAASAECLQKQRAVFEQYNVFSPAMIDGIIRKLRSYEDKTLRADMEGKPEEMLELVHKYFHCG, from the coding sequence ATGAATCAAGAACTTTTAATGAATCCTAACTGTCTGGTGGCTGCTTTGGAAAAGCCTGCCGCCGAGTTTACTAAGGCAGATATTATTTCTTTTATTCAGAAGAATAATATCCGTATGGTCAATTTCATGTATCCTGCTGCTGACGGGCGACTGAAAACATTGAATTTTGTAATTAATAATGCGGCTTATCTGGATGCGATCCTTACTTGTGGAGAGCGGGTGGACGGTTCCAGCCTGTTTCCTTTTATAGAGGCGGGGAGTAGCGACCTGTATGTAGTGCCTCGTTTCCGTACCGCTTTTGTCGATCCGTTTGCAGAAATACCGACACTTTCGATGCTTTGTTCTTTCTTCAATAAAGACGGTGAGCCATTGGAAAGTTCTCCGGAACATACTTTGCATAAAGCGTGTAAAGCATTTACTGATGTCACAGGTATGGAGTTTCAGGCGATGGGTGAGCTGGAATACTATGTTATTTCACCGGATACAGGAATGTTTCAGGCTACAGATCAACGCGGTTATCATGAATCTGCTCCGTATGCTAAGTTTAACGATTTCCGTACGCAGTGTATGTCATATATAGCTCAGACGGGTGGGCAGATAAAATATGGTCATTCCGAGGTTGGGAATTTTACATTGGATGGCATGATTTATGAACAGAACGAAATAGAGTTCCTGCCTGTTCATGCCGAAGATGCGGCAGATCAATTGATGATTGCCAAATGGGTGATTCGTAACTTGGGATACAGATATGGGTATAATGTGACATTCGCGCCTAAGATTACGGCTGGAAAAGCCGGGTCAGGTCTACATGTTCACATGCGTATTGTAAAGGACGGACAAAATCAGATGCTGAAAGACGGTGTATTGTCGGAAACAGCCCGTAAGGCAATCGCCGGAATGATGGAACTTGCTCCTTCTATTACAGCCTTCGGAAATACCAATCCTACTTCTTACTTCCGTTTGGTTCCTCATCAGGAAGCACCGACCAATGTTTGCTGGGGAGATCGCAACCGTTCTGTATTGGTGCGTGTACCGTTGGGCTGGGCTGCCAAGACCGATATGTGTACTTTGGCAAATCCATTGGAAAGCGAAAGTCATTTTGATACCAGCCAGAAACAAACGGTAGAAATGCGTTCTCCGGATGGTTCGGCAGATTTGTATCAGCTGCTTGCGGGACTGGCTGTTGCCTGCCGTCATGGTTTTGAGATAGAACAGGCATTGGACATTGCAAAGAGAACGTATGTAAATGTAAATATCCATCAGAAAGAGAATGAGGACAAGCTGAAAGCATTGGCTCAATTGCCGGATAGTTGTGCGGCATCTGCCGAATGTTTGCAAAAACAACGTGCTGTCTTCGAGCAATATAATGTATTTAGTCCGGCTATGATTGACGGTATTATACGCAAGCTCCGTAGTTATGAGGACAAAACATTACGTGCCGACATGGAAGGCAAACCGGAAGAAATGCTGGAACTGGTACATAAGTATTTCCACTGTGGATAA
- a CDS encoding DUF362 domain-containing protein, which produces MDRRDFFKTVAITGAAMTIQRSEAMEILTQTINKANGDKPDLVAVMGGEPEAMFRRAISELGGMKQFIKPGQKVVVKPNIGWDKVPELAGNTNPKLITEIIKQCFATGAKEVTVFDHTCDDWQKCYKNSGIEAAAKEAGAKVMPAHLESYYKPVDLPKGQKMKKAKIHEAILNCDVWINVPILKNHGGANLTISMKNHMGIVWDRGFFHQNDLQQCIADICTLEKKAVLNVVDAYRIMKTNGPRGRSASDVVLAKGLFISPDIVAVDTAAAKFFNQIREMPLDTVGHLAKGEALKVGTMDIDKLNVKRIKM; this is translated from the coding sequence ATGGACAGAAGGGATTTTTTTAAGACAGTAGCTATTACTGGTGCCGCCATGACTATACAGCGTTCAGAGGCGATGGAAATACTGACTCAGACAATCAATAAAGCAAATGGTGACAAACCGGACCTGGTGGCCGTCATGGGCGGTGAACCGGAAGCCATGTTCCGTCGTGCTATCAGCGAGCTGGGCGGTATGAAGCAATTCATCAAACCCGGACAGAAAGTAGTGGTAAAGCCCAATATCGGATGGGATAAAGTACCCGAACTGGCAGGAAACACGAATCCGAAACTGATCACGGAAATCATCAAACAATGTTTTGCCACCGGAGCCAAAGAGGTCACCGTATTCGACCATACCTGCGACGATTGGCAGAAGTGCTACAAAAACAGCGGTATCGAAGCGGCCGCGAAAGAAGCCGGAGCCAAAGTTATGCCGGCCCACCTGGAATCTTACTACAAACCCGTTGATCTGCCAAAGGGACAAAAGATGAAGAAGGCGAAAATACATGAAGCCATCCTGAATTGTGATGTATGGATTAACGTCCCTATCCTGAAGAATCACGGAGGCGCCAACCTGACTATCTCCATGAAAAACCATATGGGTATCGTCTGGGACCGCGGCTTTTTCCACCAGAATGACTTGCAGCAATGCATTGCGGACATCTGCACACTGGAAAAGAAAGCAGTGCTTAACGTCGTAGACGCCTACCGTATCATGAAGACCAACGGACCGCGAGGTCGTTCCGCTTCGGACGTGGTGCTGGCAAAAGGTCTCTTTATTTCACCGGATATTGTAGCCGTAGATACAGCCGCAGCCAAATTCTTCAATCAGATACGCGAAATGCCGCTGGACACCGTAGGTCACCTTGCCAAAGGAGAAGCACTGAAAGTAGGAACGATGGACATCGACAAACTGAATGTCAAGCGAATTAAGATGTAA
- a CDS encoding polyphosphate kinase 2 family protein has protein sequence MKKEVLKELTAKPGKEHHVSDFNPSFTADMSKQDAKEQLAQNIEKLSELQSMLYAQDRYSVLVIFQAMDAAGKDGTIKHVMSGINPQGCQVYSFKQPSAEELDHDYLWRINRSLPERGRIGIFNRSQYEDVLIAKVHPEILLSNKLPGILKAKDIDNEFWKRRYRQINDFERYLTENGTVIIKFFLNVSKAEQKKRFMERLNDESKNWKFSSADVKERQYWDDYMKAYSDVLTETSTEIAPWYVIPADNKWFMRYAVGQIICERMEKLDLHYPQLSKEALERLEECKKNVSDINF, from the coding sequence ATGAAAAAAGAAGTCTTAAAAGAGCTTACAGCCAAACCGGGGAAGGAACATCATGTATCCGATTTCAATCCCTCATTTACTGCTGATATGTCCAAACAGGATGCCAAAGAACAGTTAGCCCAAAATATCGAAAAGCTGTCAGAACTGCAAAGTATGCTTTATGCACAAGACCGCTACTCGGTTCTGGTTATTTTTCAGGCAATGGATGCTGCCGGAAAAGACGGAACGATCAAGCATGTAATGTCCGGCATCAATCCGCAAGGGTGTCAGGTGTACTCCTTTAAGCAACCTTCTGCCGAAGAACTGGATCATGACTACTTATGGAGAATTAATCGTTCGCTCCCCGAACGGGGACGAATCGGAATCTTCAACCGTTCCCAATATGAAGATGTACTGATAGCCAAAGTGCATCCCGAAATCCTGTTATCCAACAAGCTACCCGGAATACTAAAAGCGAAAGATATAGACAACGAATTTTGGAAACGCCGCTACCGGCAGATTAATGATTTCGAACGTTATCTGACTGAAAACGGGACGGTCATCATCAAATTCTTCCTGAACGTTTCAAAAGCCGAACAAAAGAAACGATTCATGGAGAGGCTGAACGATGAATCAAAGAACTGGAAATTCTCTTCTGCCGACGTCAAGGAACGGCAATACTGGGACGACTACATGAAAGCCTACTCGGATGTACTGACAGAAACTTCAACAGAGATTGCCCCGTGGTATGTGATTCCGGCAGACAACAAATGGTTCATGCGATATGCCGTCGGGCAAATTATCTGTGAACGCATGGAAAAACTGGACTTACATTATCCACAGTTATCCAAGGAGGCGCTGGAAAGACTTGAAGAATGCAAGAAAAACGTATCCGATATTAATTTCTAA
- a CDS encoding GNAT family N-acetyltransferase produces MDFILRPWKVSDAKALARHLNNKKIWDNCRDGLPFPYTETDADAFIKYASEQVEQNEYCIEANHEAIGNIGFVRGTDVERFNAEVGYWISETYWNKGLATAALERAIEHYFQHTDVIRLYATVYEHNAASMRVLEKAGFQKAGIHRKACFKNGQFIDAHYYELLKNKS; encoded by the coding sequence ATGGATTTTATACTTCGTCCATGGAAAGTATCTGATGCCAAAGCCTTAGCAAGGCATCTGAATAATAAGAAGATATGGGATAACTGTCGTGACGGGCTGCCTTTTCCATATACAGAAACAGATGCTGATGCCTTCATTAAATACGCTTCGGAACAAGTGGAACAGAATGAATATTGCATCGAGGCGAATCATGAGGCAATCGGTAATATCGGATTCGTCCGCGGGACGGATGTCGAACGCTTCAATGCAGAAGTCGGTTACTGGATTTCGGAAACATACTGGAACAAGGGCCTTGCAACAGCTGCTTTAGAAAGAGCTATAGAACATTATTTTCAGCATACAGATGTAATACGCCTATATGCTACGGTATATGAACACAATGCCGCATCCATGCGTGTGCTAGAGAAAGCAGGATTTCAGAAAGCAGGAATACATCGTAAGGCTTGCTTCAAAAATGGCCAGTTCATTGATGCACATTATTATGAATTACTTAAAAATAAGTCGTAA
- a CDS encoding DUF169 domain-containing protein — protein MEIKKFIENYREAFGEYAELPIVFWYSDILENETGKVNGCFFKSMSKVRGGNTISLNAETIGCGGGKFYTGFTDMPEHVPTFVSLKERYKQTPEMVKSFIEQLGVPRAEKEYLHFARIDKVETFDHLEGILFLANPDILSGLTTWAFFDNNKEDTVISTFGSGCSSVVTQTILENRKGGYRTFIGFFDPSVRPYFEADILSYTIPMSRFKVMYETMRSSCLFDTHAWGKIRERNHNSYKE, from the coding sequence ATGGAAATAAAAAAATTCATCGAAAACTATCGGGAAGCTTTTGGCGAATATGCTGAATTGCCTATCGTATTCTGGTACTCGGACATTCTTGAAAATGAAACCGGGAAAGTGAACGGATGCTTCTTTAAAAGCATGAGTAAAGTCAGGGGAGGTAATACCATCAGTCTGAATGCGGAAACAATTGGTTGCGGCGGTGGTAAGTTTTATACCGGATTCACCGATATGCCCGAGCACGTGCCGACGTTCGTATCTCTAAAGGAACGATATAAGCAGACGCCGGAAATGGTAAAAAGCTTTATTGAGCAACTAGGAGTACCAAGGGCAGAAAAGGAATATCTGCATTTTGCCCGTATAGATAAAGTGGAAACGTTCGATCATTTGGAAGGAATCCTTTTTTTGGCCAATCCCGATATATTATCCGGACTGACCACCTGGGCTTTCTTCGATAATAATAAGGAGGATACAGTGATTTCCACTTTCGGGTCGGGATGCAGTTCTGTGGTCACACAGACGATTCTGGAGAATCGTAAAGGCGGATACAGAACATTCATCGGCTTCTTTGATCCATCTGTACGCCCTTATTTTGAGGCTGATATACTGAGTTATACCATTCCGATGTCGAGATTTAAGGTGATGTATGAGACTATGCGCAGCAGTTGCCTGTTTGACACACACGCATGGGGAAAGATTCGGGAAAGAAACCATAATAGCTACAAAGAATAA
- a CDS encoding RNA recognition motif domain-containing protein, producing MNLYIGNLNYNVKESDLRNVMEEYGAVASVKLITDRETRRSKGFAFIEMPDDTEAANAIKELNGAEYVGRPMVVKEALPKN from the coding sequence ATGAATTTGTACATTGGAAATCTTAACTATAACGTTAAGGAATCAGACTTGAGAAACGTAATGGAAGAGTATGGAGCAGTTGCTTCAGTTAAATTAATCACAGATCGTGAAACAAGAAGATCAAAAGGCTTTGCTTTTATTGAAATGCCGGATGATACAGAAGCAGCTAACGCTATCAAAGAATTGAATGGTGCTGAATATGTAGGCCGTCCGATGGTAGTTAAAGAGGCTTTGCCGAAGAACTAA
- a CDS encoding DUF6268 family outer membrane beta-barrel protein, with translation MMELSAGMNLNKYLKLSLIAEMGGLSCSRIAYYTTRTLKAFFEDMSRDTDPYFKPAVYVSMGMKYKF, from the coding sequence ATGATGGAACTATCGGCAGGAATGAATCTGAATAAATATCTGAAGCTAAGTCTGATAGCAGAGATGGGAGGATTATCGTGCAGCCGGATTGCTTATTACACAACACGTACACTGAAGGCCTTTTTCGAAGATATGTCCAGAGATACGGACCCTTATTTCAAACCGGCTGTATATGTTTCGATGGGAATGAAGTATAAGTTCTGA